The segment ACGCACGGATATCGCTGGATCTCGTTGCCGCGCGACGCCGTCGCGGTCGCGTGCTCGGGCCTCTGCGTGGTCGCCGCGCAGGGGATGCCGCCGCGCGCACCGTTGAACCCCCCGCCGCGCCCGTACCGCGCGCTGGCGTTCACGGCGGTGACGCCCTGGCTCGTTCGCGCGACGCTGCCCCCCGGCGATGCCGGCGCGGTGCGGTACAACGTCGCCTACGACGGCGCGTGGGCAGCGTCTATCGGCGGGCACGCGCTGCCGCATCTTCGCTTGGACACGACGGTCAACGGATGGCTCGTCCCTGCGCGCACGGGCGCGACCGATCTCCTGATCGTCGAGCGCGTTGCCGCAGCGCAAGCACTTGCAGAGCTCGCCGTCTGCGTTCTGTTAGCGGTTCTCGGCATACGCCTCTCGAGACGCCGGCAATGGCGATAAGCGCCGTTCTCATCGCGCAAGAGGATCTCGGGCGCCGGTGCGGCTCGACGATGCGCGTGCGGTTTGCAGCCGAGGCGCTCGTGCAAGCCGGCGCGCGCGTGACGACGGTCGGCTGGGCGAGCGGACCGCCGCTCGTCACGCACGGCGAGGTTGTCGTTGCGGGAGGAACCGGTGCGCTCGGAAAGCTGCGCGCGATGCTGCGCGGCATCGCGCTCGCACGCAACGGCGCGACGCACGTCCTGCTCACCTCGATCGGCGCGCCGTACAATGGCTTCGTCGCCGCGTTTCTGCGGCGGTGCGGTGTGAAAGTGATCTACGACGCGCACGATCCGGTGCTCGACGCGATCCCGCTCGTCTTCGGACGCGGTCCGCTCGTGCGACTCGGGATGCCGCTTGTCAGGCTCTCGCTGCGCCTGCTCGATCGCGCGACGTCCGTTTCCTTCGCGGCGGGAGGGCCGCGCTTCGAAGCGCGCATGCGCGCCGGTGGCTGGCGCGGGCCGGTTCTGCCGGTGCTCAACATGCACGGCCTCGAAGACCGCAACGCCGAGCCCGATCCGGCGCTACGCCGGCGCTTCGGCTGGAATGGTGCGAAAGTCGCCGTGTATGCAGGCGGCTTGCAGCGCTGGCGCGGCATCACGACCCAGATCGACGCGATCGCGCTCGTGCGCGAGCGCGGCGCGGACGTGCGGCTCGTGCTGCGCGGCTTCTTCGCGCAGACGGACTATGCCGCGTACGCGCGCAGCCGCGGCCTCGGCGACGGTGCCCTCACGGTGCTCGAAACGCCGCTCTCCGTGCAGGAGCTGCACCGCTTGCTCGCGACCTGCGACTTCGTGGTCTCATCGGAGCGCGTCGATTTCATCACGCAGTCGAAGATCTGCGACGCGCTCGCCGACGGCATGCGCGTGATCTCGATCGACGACGGCCGCGACATCAACACGTACTTCGGCGAGTTCTTCCGCTACTATGACGGCAGCGCGCAAGACCTCGCCCGCGCGCTCGTGGAGTGTGACGGCCGCATGAGCGCGGCCGAGACGGCAATGGCGCTCGAGAGGCTCGACGCCCTGCGGGAGGAGTCGCGCGCCAACATCCGCCATGCGTTCGATCTCTAAGCTTCCGCCGGCGGCGTTTCCGGCCGCGATCGTGATCTTTCTCGTCGCGATCGCGCTGCATTGGATGCACCCCGGCTACGTCATCGCGCAGAGCGACCTCACGCCGTCGTTTCGCCCGTGGCTCGAGTTCGAGCAATGCGTGCGACCGTGGAACTACACACAGTCGTATCTCGGCCAGGCGAGCTGGTGCTTCGCGTGGGCGCCGGCGCTCTTCGTGCGCGCCGCACTCGCAAGCACGATCGGTGCGCCGGCGGG is part of the Candidatus Dormiibacterota bacterium genome and harbors:
- a CDS encoding glycosyltransferase; its protein translation is MAISAVLIAQEDLGRRCGSTMRVRFAAEALVQAGARVTTVGWASGPPLVTHGEVVVAGGTGALGKLRAMLRGIALARNGATHVLLTSIGAPYNGFVAAFLRRCGVKVIYDAHDPVLDAIPLVFGRGPLVRLGMPLVRLSLRLLDRATSVSFAAGGPRFEARMRAGGWRGPVLPVLNMHGLEDRNAEPDPALRRRFGWNGAKVAVYAGGLQRWRGITTQIDAIALVRERGADVRLVLRGFFAQTDYAAYARSRGLGDGALTVLETPLSVQELHRLLATCDFVVSSERVDFITQSKICDALADGMRVISIDDGRDINTYFGEFFRYYDGSAQDLARALVECDGRMSAAETAMALERLDALREESRANIRHAFDL